A genomic segment from Streptomyces sp. NBC_00654 encodes:
- a CDS encoding condensation domain-containing protein has protein sequence MAETGRGARALSVGQEALWFLYWMAPESPAYNVQAALRIRGALDEDRVRRALRSVVERHDVLRSTFADTPAGPRRLVGAAESVTLRVRDAPAAPDDTVIVKAVREFGDTPFDLTGEGTCRALLLRLAPDDAVLVVSTHHIVTDATSQWLLLQELLDAYAADGAEPPAPLKRGYDDYVTQEQELLAGPRRERLQEFWREFTACAAAAELLPDRPRGEDRPGVFNGATCELRIPDALVPRLRESARRSGVTGFALLLSVFQTLVHRYTGRSDFLIGCPTTTRSGPGMRQVVGYLVNTLVLPARFTATTTFEEAARQAQRQVMSAMKHIGYPYALLAGEDRYGSRNPPVRMAFTMVAPSRLEPLLQQVTEAAARGTRTEYAGLSVGLVDVPQLEGQFDISVEMRQSASSLTAVFRYATDLFDEGTVRKLLDHYVHLLTAAVDDLARPVSEPVLVDTGELDALLALGAADDW, from the coding sequence CGCGTACAACGTGCAGGCCGCCCTGCGGATCCGGGGTGCGCTCGACGAGGACCGGGTCCGCCGGGCGCTGCGCTCCGTGGTGGAACGGCACGATGTGCTGCGGTCCACCTTCGCGGACACCCCGGCGGGCCCCCGGCGGCTCGTCGGGGCGGCGGAGTCGGTCACCCTCCGGGTGCGGGACGCACCGGCCGCCCCGGACGACACCGTGATCGTCAAGGCGGTCCGGGAGTTCGGGGACACCCCGTTCGACCTGACGGGCGAGGGCACCTGCCGGGCCCTGCTGCTGCGCCTGGCGCCGGACGACGCGGTGCTGGTGGTCTCCACCCACCACATCGTCACCGACGCCACCTCCCAGTGGCTGCTGCTCCAGGAGCTGCTGGACGCCTACGCGGCGGACGGCGCCGAGCCGCCGGCCCCGCTGAAGCGCGGGTACGACGACTACGTCACCCAGGAACAGGAGCTGCTGGCCGGGCCGCGCCGCGAGAGACTCCAGGAGTTCTGGCGGGAGTTCACCGCGTGCGCGGCCGCCGCCGAGCTGCTGCCCGACCGGCCGCGCGGCGAGGACCGGCCCGGTGTGTTCAACGGGGCCACCTGCGAACTGCGTATCCCCGACGCCCTGGTGCCCCGGCTGCGCGAGAGCGCCAGACGGTCCGGCGTCACCGGATTCGCCCTGCTGCTCAGCGTCTTCCAGACCCTCGTCCACCGCTACACGGGCCGGAGCGACTTCCTCATCGGCTGCCCGACCACCACCCGCAGCGGCCCCGGCATGCGCCAGGTCGTCGGGTACCTGGTCAACACCCTGGTGCTGCCGGCCCGGTTCACGGCCACCACGACCTTCGAGGAGGCGGCCCGCCAGGCGCAGCGCCAGGTCATGTCGGCGATGAAGCACATCGGCTACCCGTACGCCCTGCTCGCCGGGGAGGACCGGTACGGCAGCCGGAACCCGCCGGTGCGCATGGCCTTCACGATGGTGGCGCCGAGCCGGCTGGAGCCGCTGCTCCAGCAGGTCACCGAGGCGGCGGCGCGGGGCACCCGCACGGAGTACGCCGGGCTGAGCGTCGGCCTGGTCGATGTGCCGCAGCTGGAGGGCCAGTTCGACATCTCGGTGGAGATGCGGCAGAGCGCCTCCTCCCTCACCGCGGTGTTCCGGTACGCGACGGACCTGTTCGACGAGGGCACCGTCAGAAAGCTCCTGGACCACTACGTCCATCTGCTCACCGCCGCCGTCGACGACCTCGCCCGGCCCGTGTCGGAGCCCGTCCTGGTCGACACCGGCGAACTGGACGCGCTGCTGGCGCTGGGGGCGGCCGATGACTGGTGA
- a CDS encoding fatty acyl-AMP ligase, with protein sequence MSQHHQLMRSPSATARIRENALATPDEPAVIFVRDPSSPDGAETWSYARLDHEARKVAGWLQARYAPGDRVLLLYPESLEFAAAFVGCLYAGMVAIPSSLPGQYSHQRRRVDSIVENAAVSAILTSGAAAPSVLDWAGSDTAAGIDCAVTDGPAFTDAHAAAWRMPEADHDSLALLQYTSGSTSTPKGVMVNQGNLLHNSQILSEAFGLDRTTRFGSWIPQYHDMGLLAILLPPLLLGGSCVLMSPTTFLKRPHWWLRMIDTYDITWSAAPNFAYELCVRQVTDEQLSQLDLSRWRFAANGSEPVQASTLTAFAKRFAPAGFRGDTMAPCYGMAEATVFISGTGPRELAVSHIDEERLERHEFHPVSLAEAGRDVVSCGAAAAYDVRVVDPATREVLPAGRIGEIWLRGPSVAQGYWGREDVTRETFRVETADGDGGYVRSGDLGTVHEGEIYVTGRIKELLILRGRNIYPQDVEHFLRVEEDELVGLFGAAFVVPVQQPDGGVEEQLVVAHEVRGGIGQDGLAGLAGRIKAHIARGFSVRPGAVVLVRRGGILRTTSGKIQRAAIRATFLNGELESRYLDVNDQVGLLLAGAREARAAA encoded by the coding sequence ATGTCCCAGCACCACCAGCTCATGCGGTCTCCGAGCGCCACCGCACGCATCCGCGAGAACGCGCTGGCCACTCCGGACGAGCCCGCGGTGATCTTCGTCCGCGATCCGTCCTCCCCGGACGGCGCCGAGACCTGGTCCTACGCGCGGCTGGACCACGAGGCCCGCAAGGTGGCCGGCTGGCTCCAGGCGCGGTACGCGCCGGGCGACCGGGTGCTGCTGCTGTACCCCGAGAGCCTGGAGTTCGCCGCCGCGTTCGTCGGCTGCCTGTACGCCGGAATGGTCGCCATCCCGTCCTCGCTGCCGGGCCAGTACAGCCACCAGCGGCGCCGGGTGGACTCCATCGTCGAGAACGCCGCCGTCTCGGCCATCCTCACCAGCGGGGCGGCGGCCCCCTCGGTGCTGGACTGGGCCGGCTCGGACACGGCCGCCGGCATCGACTGCGCCGTCACGGACGGTCCCGCGTTCACCGACGCCCACGCGGCCGCCTGGCGCATGCCGGAGGCGGACCACGACAGCCTGGCGCTGCTCCAGTACACCTCCGGATCGACCTCCACCCCCAAGGGCGTGATGGTCAACCAGGGGAACCTGCTGCACAATTCGCAGATCCTCAGCGAGGCGTTCGGGCTGGACCGCACCACCCGTTTCGGTTCCTGGATCCCGCAGTACCACGACATGGGACTGCTCGCGATCCTGCTGCCACCGCTGCTGCTGGGCGGCTCCTGCGTGCTGATGAGCCCGACCACGTTCCTGAAGCGGCCGCACTGGTGGCTCCGGATGATCGACACGTACGACATCACCTGGTCGGCCGCGCCGAACTTCGCCTACGAGCTGTGCGTACGCCAGGTCACCGACGAGCAGCTGTCCCAACTGGACCTGTCGCGCTGGCGGTTCGCCGCCAATGGCTCGGAACCGGTGCAGGCCTCCACCCTGACCGCCTTCGCCAAGCGCTTCGCCCCGGCGGGCTTCCGCGGCGACACCATGGCCCCGTGCTACGGCATGGCCGAGGCGACGGTGTTCATCTCCGGCACCGGCCCGCGCGAGCTGGCCGTCAGCCACATCGACGAGGAGCGGCTGGAGCGCCACGAGTTCCACCCGGTGAGCCTCGCCGAGGCCGGCCGCGACGTCGTCAGCTGCGGCGCGGCGGCCGCCTACGACGTACGGGTGGTCGACCCGGCCACCCGCGAGGTGCTGCCCGCGGGCCGGATCGGGGAGATCTGGCTGCGCGGCCCGAGCGTCGCCCAGGGCTACTGGGGCCGCGAGGACGTCACCCGCGAGACCTTCCGGGTGGAGACCGCGGACGGGGACGGCGGCTATGTCCGGAGCGGTGACCTGGGGACGGTCCACGAGGGCGAGATCTATGTCACCGGACGCATCAAGGAACTGCTCATCCTGCGCGGCCGGAACATCTACCCGCAGGACGTCGAGCACTTCCTCCGGGTGGAGGAGGACGAGCTGGTGGGCCTGTTCGGCGCGGCCTTCGTCGTCCCCGTCCAGCAGCCCGACGGTGGTGTGGAGGAGCAGCTGGTCGTGGCCCACGAGGTCCGCGGCGGCATCGGCCAGGACGGCCTCGCTGGGCTGGCCGGCCGGATCAAGGCCCACATCGCGCGCGGGTTCAGCGTGCGGCCGGGGGCCGTCGTGCTGGTCCGGCGCGGTGGCATCCTGCGTACCACGAGCGGCAAGATCCAGCGTGCCGCGATCCGCGCGACCTTCCTGAACGGCGAGCTGGAGAGCCGCTACCTGGACGTGAACGACCAGGTCGGCCTGCTGCTCGCCGGGGCCCGGGAGGCCCGCGCGGCCGCCTGA